A region of Oncorhynchus gorbuscha isolate QuinsamMale2020 ecotype Even-year unplaced genomic scaffold, OgorEven_v1.0 Un_scaffold_2184, whole genome shotgun sequence DNA encodes the following proteins:
- the LOC124025121 gene encoding methyltransferase-like protein 22 produces the protein MDQITFHYDTVLSDVHLLLPNSRHLMARLNRVGQPVFISRFRILWDGTKQRTCDLGSPCGGEELDRNTQEESGRGDAKESETGADGGVDRDEDGGADGGVDRDEDGGADGGVDRDEDGGVDRDEDGGVEPPLDEDGDLEVPRRPRQRLSERDRDMVYPILLSQARRDEEEEDEEEECPRDVIRIEHTMATPLEDVGKQ, from the exons ATGGACCAGATCACCTTCCATTATGACACGGTGCTGTCTGACGTTCACCTGTTGCTGCCCAACTCTCGCCACCTCATGGCACGCCTCAACCGCGTAGGACAACCAG TTTTCATCTCCCGGTTCAGAATCCTGTGGGACGGAACGAAGCAGCGCACCTGTGACCTCGGTTCCCCCTGCGGAGGGGAAGAGTTAGACCGCAACACCCAGGAGGAGAGTGGAAGGGGAGATGCTAAGGAGAGTGAGACTGGGGCTGACGGAGGAGTGGACAGGGATGAGGACGGAGGGGCTGACGGAGGAGTGGACAGGGATGAGGACGGAGGGGCTGACGGAGGAGTGGACAGGGATGAGGACGGAGGGGTAGACAGGGATGAGGACGGAGGGGTAGAACCACCCCTGGATGAAGATGGAGATTTAGAGGTACCACGCAG GCCCAGACAAAGACTctctgagagggacagagacatggtcTACCCCATCCTCCTCAGCCAGGCAagaagagatgaagaggaggaggatgaggaggaggagtgtcctAGAGACGTCATCAGGATAG AACACACTATGGCCACGCCTTTAGAAGATGTTGGCAAACAG